In the Deinococcus ficus genome, one interval contains:
- a CDS encoding sugar ABC transporter permease, translating into MTHTPLPNDPGAYVHHEPSLLRRALPWVIALAVLIGLIVLGVNLGRSVAERQRSFTIFFVEGGWKRFLLFLLGASGVLALLSLIGQRLGQARTGRKISYLAVLGDQLTHLFLMLVVLIAVYPLFYVLLAAFDPKNSLFAFPDFQQTNIFYKTGLLPRLDSLSTENFAKLFEGVTIPGWQIALAVVVGAALAALLVLALLSRLNQPGERLDRTRTWVMRAMLAALVLLIVFMTPAQFQGNTNESKFMLSVRNTLLVSGLTGLMAILLSTTAGYAMARLRFPGRFQTLLFFIFVQMFPVFLALVAIYALMYLLGLNNTFTGLILAYSGGAIAFNTWIFKGYVESLPESLEEAALVDGANRWQTFWRVIMPLSGSMLVFIFLNQFIGTYAEFILANVLLTGVDKWTVGVMLLSFTQGQFSTKWGVFAAAATLGALPIIAMFYGFQQYFVGGATAGGVKE; encoded by the coding sequence ATGACGCACACCCCCCTGCCCAACGACCCAGGCGCTTACGTGCACCACGAGCCCAGCCTGCTGCGCCGCGCCCTGCCCTGGGTGATCGCCCTGGCGGTCCTGATCGGCCTGATCGTGCTGGGCGTGAACCTGGGCCGCAGCGTCGCCGAGCGGCAGCGCAGCTTCACGATCTTCTTCGTGGAGGGCGGCTGGAAGAGGTTCCTGCTGTTCCTGCTGGGCGCCAGCGGCGTCCTGGCCCTGCTGAGCCTGATCGGGCAGCGCCTCGGGCAGGCGCGCACCGGCCGGAAGATCAGTTACCTCGCGGTGCTGGGCGACCAGCTCACGCATCTGTTCCTGATGCTGGTCGTGCTGATCGCCGTGTACCCGCTGTTCTACGTGCTGCTGGCCGCGTTCGATCCCAAGAACAGCCTGTTCGCCTTCCCGGACTTCCAGCAGACCAACATCTTCTACAAGACCGGCCTGCTGCCGCGCCTGGACAGCCTCAGCACCGAGAACTTCGCCAAGCTGTTCGAGGGCGTCACCATTCCCGGCTGGCAGATCGCACTGGCCGTGGTCGTCGGCGCGGCCCTGGCGGCCCTGCTGGTCCTGGCCCTCCTGAGCCGCCTGAACCAGCCGGGCGAGCGCCTGGACCGCACCCGCACCTGGGTGATGCGCGCCATGCTGGCCGCCCTGGTCCTCCTGATCGTGTTCATGACCCCGGCGCAGTTCCAGGGCAACACCAACGAGAGCAAGTTCATGCTGTCCGTGCGCAACACCCTGCTGGTGTCGGGCCTCACTGGCCTGATGGCGATCCTGCTGTCCACCACCGCCGGGTACGCCATGGCCCGCCTGCGCTTCCCGGGCCGCTTCCAGACGCTGCTGTTCTTCATCTTCGTGCAGATGTTCCCGGTGTTCCTGGCCCTGGTCGCCATCTACGCCCTGATGTACCTGCTCGGCCTGAACAACACCTTCACCGGCCTGATCCTCGCCTACTCCGGCGGCGCGATCGCCTTCAACACCTGGATCTTCAAGGGGTACGTGGAGTCCCTCCCGGAATCCCTGGAGGAAGCCGCGCTGGTGGACGGCGCCAACCGCTGGCAGACCTTCTGGCGGGTCATCATGCCGCTGTCGGGCAGCATGCTGGTGTTCATCTTCCTGAACCAGTTCATCGGCACGTACGCCGAATTCATCCTGGCGAACGTCCTTCTGACCGGCGTGGACAAGTGGACGGTCGGCGTGATGCTGCTGTCCTTCACGCAGGGGCAGTTCAGCACCAAATGGGGCGTGTTCGCGGCCGCCGCCACCCTGGGCGCCCTGCCGATCATCGCGATGTTCTACGGCTTCCAGCAGTACTTCGTGGGCGGCGCGACCGCCGGCGGCGTGAAGGAATAA
- a CDS encoding glutamate-5-semialdehyde dehydrogenase, with protein sequence MTGADPTPTPPTVRDLGVRARQAARTLRSLDTAQKQAALHRLAQELHAHADLILEANARDVQQAEAAGLPAAMLDRLRLSPAALAALALDVQAVAALPDPVGERTAARTLPSGVRVSQLRVPLGVLGVIYESRPNVTVDVAALALMTGNAVILRGGKETVHTNAALESCIHAALAACGLPAGAVQVIHDPDRERVRDLLRLDDLVDAIIPRGGAGLHRYCVENATVPVIVGGIGVVHVYLDESFTRDPADVQRAAELLVNAKVQKPSACNALDTLLVHRGALPALPAIAGALVREGVDLRADPASLEVLHAAGLPATPAADTDYGQEFLALTASLRTIDSLEEALDFIAAHGNHTDVILTRDDAQARRFVQDVDSAAVMVNASPRFNDGGQLGLGAEVAISTQKLHARGPMGLRELTTTKWVVEGDGHVRA encoded by the coding sequence ATGACCGGAGCCGACCCCACCCCCACGCCGCCCACCGTCCGTGACCTGGGCGTACGGGCACGGCAGGCCGCCCGGACGCTGCGCTCCCTGGACACCGCGCAGAAGCAGGCCGCGCTGCACCGACTCGCGCAGGAACTGCACGCCCACGCCGACCTGATTCTGGAGGCGAACGCCCGGGATGTGCAGCAGGCGGAAGCCGCCGGGCTGCCCGCCGCGATGCTGGACCGCCTGCGCCTCTCGCCCGCGGCCCTGGCCGCCCTGGCCCTGGACGTGCAGGCGGTGGCCGCCCTGCCGGACCCGGTGGGGGAGCGCACCGCCGCGCGCACCCTGCCCAGCGGCGTCCGCGTGTCGCAGCTGCGCGTGCCGCTGGGTGTGCTGGGCGTGATCTACGAGTCCCGCCCGAACGTCACCGTGGACGTGGCTGCCCTGGCCCTGATGACCGGGAACGCCGTGATCCTGCGCGGCGGGAAGGAGACTGTGCACACGAACGCCGCACTGGAAAGCTGCATTCACGCGGCCCTGGCCGCCTGCGGCCTGCCGGCGGGCGCGGTGCAGGTGATTCACGACCCGGACCGGGAGCGCGTGCGGGACCTGCTACGTCTGGACGACCTGGTGGACGCCATCATTCCGCGCGGCGGGGCGGGCCTGCACCGCTACTGCGTGGAGAACGCCACCGTGCCCGTGATCGTGGGCGGGATCGGCGTGGTGCACGTGTACCTGGACGAGAGCTTCACGCGTGACCCGGCCGACGTGCAGCGCGCCGCCGAGCTGCTCGTGAACGCCAAGGTGCAGAAGCCCAGCGCCTGCAACGCCCTGGACACGCTGCTGGTGCACCGGGGGGCGCTGCCCGCCCTGCCCGCCATCGCGGGCGCGCTGGTGCGGGAGGGCGTGGACCTCCGCGCCGACCCGGCCAGCCTGGAGGTGCTGCACGCCGCCGGCCTCCCGGCCACTCCCGCCGCGGACACCGATTACGGACAGGAGTTCCTGGCGCTGACCGCCAGCCTCCGCACCATAGACAGCCTGGAGGAGGCGCTGGATTTCATCGCGGCGCACGGCAACCATACGGACGTGATCCTCACCCGAGACGACGCGCAGGCGCGGCGGTTCGTGCAGGACGTGGACTCGGCGGCCGTCATGGTGAACGCCAGCCCCCGCTTCAACGACGGCGGGCAGCTCGGCCTGGGCGCCGAGGTCGCCATCAGCACCCAGAAGCTGCACGCGCGCGGGCCGATGGGTCTGCGGGAACTCACCACCACGAAATGGGTCGTGGAGGGCGACGGGCACGTCCGCGCCTGA
- a CDS encoding PspA/IM30 family protein, whose protein sequence is MSILDRLSRLLRANVNDLISRAEDPGMIIEQALRDMRAAYGEARSEVAEAMAQNAKLEREANTNRTLATEYEKKAEEALRGGSEDLAREALRRAQNHKDLAKGFDEQRSTQQSTVDQLKTQLRALEAKIDEMESKKSLLAARQSTAKAGQTLDRVSGFDKAGGAMDAFEDMERKVAGMEDRNRAMTELRKESSLDEQLKDLGRNKDVEDAFAALKAKVQGGSQGGS, encoded by the coding sequence ATGAGCATTCTTGACCGACTGTCCCGCCTGCTCCGCGCCAACGTGAACGACCTGATCAGCCGCGCCGAGGACCCCGGCATGATCATCGAGCAGGCGCTGCGCGACATGCGCGCCGCCTACGGCGAGGCCCGCAGCGAGGTGGCCGAGGCGATGGCCCAGAACGCCAAGCTGGAGCGCGAGGCCAACACCAACCGCACCCTCGCCACCGAGTACGAGAAGAAGGCCGAGGAGGCCCTGCGCGGCGGCAGCGAGGACCTCGCCCGCGAGGCGCTGCGCCGCGCGCAGAACCACAAGGACCTCGCCAAGGGCTTCGATGAGCAGCGCAGCACCCAGCAGAGCACGGTGGATCAGCTCAAGACCCAGCTGCGCGCGCTGGAAGCGAAGATAGACGAGATGGAGAGCAAGAAGAGCCTGCTCGCCGCGCGCCAGAGCACCGCGAAGGCCGGGCAGACGCTGGACCGCGTGAGCGGCTTCGACAAGGCCGGCGGCGCCATGGACGCCTTCGAGGACATGGAGCGCAAGGTGGCCGGCATGGAAGACCGCAACCGGGCCATGACCGAGCTGCGCAAGGAAAGCAGCCTGGACGAGCAGCTCAAGGACCTGGGTCGCAACAAGGACGTCGAGGACGCCTTCGCTGCCCTGAAAGCCAAGGTGCAGGGCGGTTCTCAGGGCGGAAGCTGA
- the dxs gene encoding 1-deoxy-D-xylulose-5-phosphate synthase gives MTEPRALPGSATPLLDRIHSPKDLKALSREQLPALTGELRDEIVRVCSVGGLHLASSLGATDLITALHYVLNSPRDRILFDVGHQAYAHKILTGRRAQMPTIKKEGGLSGFTKVSESPHDAITVGHASTSLANALGMAMARDALGQDYHVAAVIGDGSLTGGMALAALNTIGDKGPRMLVILNDNEMSISENVGGINKFMRGLQVQKWFQEGEGAGKKAVETLSRPLASFMSRAKNSTRHFFDPASVNPFSAMGLRYVGPVDGHNVEELVWLLERLVDLDGPTVLHVVTKKGKGLSYAEEDPIYWHGPAKFDPATGEYVPSKSYSWSAAFGDAVTELARTDPRVFVITPAMREGSGLVEYSRIHPNRYLDVGIAEEVAVTTAAGMALQGLKPIVAIYSSFLQRAYDQVLHDVAIENLDVIFAIDRAGIVGADGATHNGVFDLSFLRTIPNVDIALPKDAAELRGMLKAAQGVGGPVAIRYPRGSTEQVPDGTWPDLTWGTWTRERPGDDVVILAGGKALEYALKATSDLPGVGVVNARFVKPLDAVMLREVAGRARTLITVEDNTVLGGFGSAVLEFLNAEGLTVPVQVLGIPDEFQEHATVESVHARAGIDAQAIRTVLAELGVAVPTGV, from the coding sequence GTGACCGAGCCCCGTGCCCTGCCCGGCAGCGCCACGCCGCTGCTGGACCGCATTCACAGTCCCAAGGACCTCAAGGCCCTGTCGCGCGAGCAGCTGCCCGCCCTGACCGGGGAACTGCGCGACGAGATCGTGCGGGTGTGCTCGGTGGGCGGCCTGCACCTGGCGAGCAGTCTGGGCGCCACCGACCTGATCACGGCGCTGCACTACGTGCTGAACAGCCCCCGCGACCGCATCCTCTTTGACGTGGGTCACCAGGCGTACGCGCACAAGATCCTCACCGGCCGCCGCGCGCAGATGCCGACCATCAAGAAAGAGGGCGGGCTGAGCGGGTTCACGAAGGTCAGCGAGTCCCCGCACGACGCGATCACGGTGGGACACGCCAGCACCAGCCTCGCCAATGCGCTCGGCATGGCAATGGCCCGCGACGCGCTGGGGCAGGACTACCACGTGGCCGCCGTGATCGGGGACGGGTCCCTGACCGGCGGCATGGCCCTGGCGGCGCTGAACACCATCGGGGACAAGGGCCCGCGGATGCTGGTGATCCTCAACGACAACGAGATGAGCATCAGTGAGAACGTCGGCGGGATCAACAAGTTCATGCGGGGCCTGCAGGTGCAGAAGTGGTTCCAGGAGGGCGAGGGCGCCGGCAAGAAGGCCGTGGAGACTCTCAGCCGGCCGCTGGCCAGTTTCATGAGCCGCGCGAAGAACAGCACCCGGCACTTCTTCGACCCGGCCAGCGTGAACCCCTTTTCCGCCATGGGCCTGCGGTACGTGGGCCCGGTGGACGGCCACAACGTCGAGGAACTCGTGTGGCTGCTCGAACGCCTGGTGGACCTGGACGGGCCGACGGTCCTGCACGTGGTCACCAAGAAGGGCAAGGGCCTGAGCTACGCCGAGGAGGACCCCATCTACTGGCACGGCCCGGCGAAGTTCGACCCGGCGACCGGCGAGTATGTGCCCAGCAAGTCGTACTCGTGGAGCGCGGCCTTCGGGGACGCCGTGACGGAACTGGCCCGCACCGACCCGCGGGTGTTCGTGATCACGCCCGCCATGCGCGAGGGCAGCGGGCTGGTGGAATACAGCCGCATTCACCCCAACCGCTACCTGGACGTCGGCATCGCCGAGGAAGTCGCGGTGACCACGGCGGCCGGCATGGCCCTGCAGGGCCTGAAGCCCATCGTGGCGATCTACAGCAGCTTCCTGCAGCGCGCCTACGATCAGGTGCTGCACGACGTGGCGATCGAGAACCTGGACGTGATCTTCGCCATCGACCGGGCCGGGATCGTGGGGGCGGACGGCGCCACGCACAACGGCGTGTTCGACCTGAGCTTCCTGCGGACCATCCCGAACGTGGACATCGCCCTGCCGAAAGACGCCGCCGAACTGCGCGGCATGCTGAAAGCGGCGCAGGGCGTGGGCGGCCCGGTGGCGATCCGCTACCCGCGCGGCAGCACCGAGCAGGTCCCCGACGGCACCTGGCCGGACCTCACCTGGGGCACCTGGACGCGTGAGCGGCCCGGGGACGACGTGGTGATCCTGGCGGGCGGCAAGGCGCTGGAGTACGCCCTGAAGGCCACATCTGACCTGCCGGGCGTGGGCGTGGTGAATGCCCGGTTCGTCAAGCCCCTGGACGCGGTGATGCTGCGCGAGGTGGCCGGCCGGGCGCGCACGCTGATCACGGTGGAGGACAACACCGTGCTGGGCGGGTTCGGGAGTGCCGTTCTGGAATTCCTGAATGCCGAGGGCCTGACCGTGCCGGTGCAGGTGCTGGGCATCCCGGACGAGTTCCAGGAGCATGCGACCGTGGAGAGCGTGCACGCCCGCGCGGGCATCGACGCGCAGGCGATCCGGACGGTGCTGGCCGAACTGGGCGTGGCCGTACCGACCGGCGTGTAA